In the Hordeum vulgare subsp. vulgare chromosome 7H, MorexV3_pseudomolecules_assembly, whole genome shotgun sequence genome, one interval contains:
- the LOC123409549 gene encoding DCN1-like protein 4 isoform X2 gives MRRSSKKSSSSSAAAVPTKAVSKEIERIDQLFFTYADSSSSMIDPEGIETLCSHLEVPHTDVRILMLAWKMGCEKQGYFTLDEWRTGMKALRADSISKLKKAFPELVQEVTRSSNFHDFYPYAFRYCLTEDKKKCIEIPVACELLNLVLSLQFRPQVEKLINYLKHQNEYKVINMDQWMGFLRFCNEINFPSLDNYDADQAWPLILDNFVEWLRANEN, from the exons ATGAGGCGCTCCTCCAagaagtcgtcgtcgtcgtccgccGCGGCCG TTCCCACTAAAGCGGTTTCGAAGGAAATAGAGCGGATTGACCAACTTTTCTTTACATATGCTGATAGCTCATCCAGCATGATTGA CCCAGAAGGCATCGAAACACTCTGCTCTCATCTTGAAGTTCCACATACAGATGTTCGGATTCTGATGTTAGCATG GAAAATGGGCTGTGAAAAGCAAGGTTATTTCACTCTG GATGAATGGAGAACTGGGATGAAAGCTCTGCGAGCTGATAGCATCAGTAAACTGAAGAAAGCCTTTCCCGAACTGGTCCAAGAA GTTACGAGGtcctctaatttccatgatttctATCCATATGCGTTCCGTTATTGCCTAACAG aggacaagaagaagtgtATAGAAATACCTGTTGCTTGTGAGTTGTTGAATCTAGTGCTGAGCTTGCAGTTCCGCCCGCAGGTTGAAAAACTTATTAATTACCTCAAG CACCAAAATGAGTACAAGGTTATAAACATGGATCAATGGATGGGATTTCTTCGGTTCTGCAATGAG ATAAACTTCCCATCACTTGACAATTACGATGCAGACCAAGCTTGGCCTTTAATTTTAGACAATTTTGTTGAATGGTTAAGAGCAAATGAAAATTAG
- the LOC123409549 gene encoding DCN1-like protein 4 isoform X1 — protein sequence MRRSSKKSSSSSAAAGEEQVNEKQNRKRKGVSTNLTSRKAQRVPTKAVSKEIERIDQLFFTYADSSSSMIDPEGIETLCSHLEVPHTDVRILMLAWKMGCEKQGYFTLDEWRTGMKALRADSISKLKKAFPELVQEVTRSSNFHDFYPYAFRYCLTEDKKKCIEIPVACELLNLVLSLQFRPQVEKLINYLKHQNEYKVINMDQWMGFLRFCNEINFPSLDNYDADQAWPLILDNFVEWLRANEN from the exons ATGAGGCGCTCCTCCAagaagtcgtcgtcgtcgtccgccGCGGCCG GTGAGGAACAAGTAaatgaaaaacaaaacagaaaaagaaaaggagtcAGTACAAACCTGACCAGCAGGAAAGCACAACGTG TTCCCACTAAAGCGGTTTCGAAGGAAATAGAGCGGATTGACCAACTTTTCTTTACATATGCTGATAGCTCATCCAGCATGATTGA CCCAGAAGGCATCGAAACACTCTGCTCTCATCTTGAAGTTCCACATACAGATGTTCGGATTCTGATGTTAGCATG GAAAATGGGCTGTGAAAAGCAAGGTTATTTCACTCTG GATGAATGGAGAACTGGGATGAAAGCTCTGCGAGCTGATAGCATCAGTAAACTGAAGAAAGCCTTTCCCGAACTGGTCCAAGAA GTTACGAGGtcctctaatttccatgatttctATCCATATGCGTTCCGTTATTGCCTAACAG aggacaagaagaagtgtATAGAAATACCTGTTGCTTGTGAGTTGTTGAATCTAGTGCTGAGCTTGCAGTTCCGCCCGCAGGTTGAAAAACTTATTAATTACCTCAAG CACCAAAATGAGTACAAGGTTATAAACATGGATCAATGGATGGGATTTCTTCGGTTCTGCAATGAG ATAAACTTCCCATCACTTGACAATTACGATGCAGACCAAGCTTGGCCTTTAATTTTAGACAATTTTGTTGAATGGTTAAGAGCAAATGAAAATTAG